A genome region from Parafrankia irregularis includes the following:
- a CDS encoding ABC transporter substrate-binding protein, translated as MTANQVNAGLIYPDTGMAADVFTAFRAGVDARFGVANAAGGVNGRHLVLTPRNDESTASLNLSVSQELIEKERVFAILEGSVVTGGGADYLTKAGVPVVGLAVEDVWAKNRNMFTFAYNFSGTGTVNTFGKFAKKHGGTRAIIYHNGLDSSVSTPLARQFTASFNAVGIPSVLVAGDNDPSASQIAEVIRRIRTDGADTFVGNLDAPGTAKIISAVREAGLQLNVILSAAQAPTPELLAQYGTNLAGVTTFTSYLPLEVESPANTAYRNAISAYAPSLQNPNETLALVGYLVGDIYVRGLEESGDCPTRQGFIDGLRAVKDYNAGGLTNKIDFDADFGKVEQCYSFSRVNAAGTGMEVVETDFCGDRLD; from the coding sequence GTGACCGCCAATCAGGTGAACGCCGGCCTCATCTATCCGGACACCGGGATGGCGGCCGACGTCTTCACCGCGTTCCGGGCCGGGGTGGATGCGCGCTTCGGGGTCGCGAACGCCGCCGGCGGTGTCAACGGCCGTCACCTCGTCCTCACGCCGCGCAACGACGAGAGCACTGCGTCGCTGAATCTCTCGGTGAGCCAGGAGCTGATCGAGAAGGAGCGGGTCTTCGCCATCCTCGAGGGCAGTGTGGTGACCGGCGGCGGCGCCGACTACCTGACGAAGGCCGGGGTTCCGGTTGTCGGCCTCGCGGTCGAGGACGTGTGGGCGAAGAACCGCAACATGTTCACCTTCGCCTACAACTTCTCCGGCACGGGCACGGTGAACACCTTCGGCAAGTTCGCCAAGAAACACGGCGGAACCCGCGCGATCATCTACCACAACGGTCTCGACTCGTCGGTGTCGACACCGCTCGCGCGCCAGTTCACGGCCAGTTTCAACGCGGTCGGGATCCCCTCCGTCCTGGTGGCCGGTGACAACGACCCGTCGGCCAGCCAGATCGCGGAGGTCATCCGGCGCATCAGGACGGACGGTGCCGACACGTTCGTCGGCAACCTCGATGCGCCCGGCACCGCGAAGATCATCTCTGCGGTCCGCGAAGCGGGCCTGCAGCTCAACGTGATTCTCAGCGCCGCCCAGGCTCCCACCCCGGAGCTGCTCGCGCAGTACGGTACCAACCTTGCCGGCGTCACCACCTTCACCAGCTATCTGCCGCTGGAAGTGGAGTCACCGGCGAACACCGCCTACCGCAATGCCATCTCCGCCTACGCGCCCTCGCTCCAGAACCCCAACGAGACCCTGGCGCTGGTCGGCTACCTCGTCGGGGACATCTATGTCCGTGGTCTGGAGGAGTCCGGCGACTGCCCGACGCGTCAGGGCTTCATCGACGGCCTGCGCGCGGTGAAGGACTACAACGCCGGCGGCCTGACCAACAAGATCGACTTCGACGCGGACTTCGGCAAGGTCGAGCAGTGTTACTCGTTCAGCCGCGTGAACGCGGCCGGCACCGGCATGGAAGTCGTGGAGACCGACTTCTGCGGGGACCGGCTGGACTGA
- a CDS encoding metal-dependent hydrolase: MGQTHVLSGGVAWLAAAPLLSREELLGSHALSLSSSQLIAGAVVAAGAGLLPDIDHPSGRIANTLGPLTKTLCRWVSRLSGGHRHATHSLLFAVAMGILMGLLAEHFRYGWWAALFVLVGFGLRGLGLDFKGHDVWSGLKDCLTAGIAVYLMRDLDMGFAGYAVTIGALAHLLGDCLTPRGCPLLWPVNWRMETVLVPRTNGTVERKVVVPVLFCAAVILTTGTLVGDDPFLWFGRIPTG, encoded by the coding sequence ATGGGGCAGACGCACGTGTTGAGCGGCGGAGTGGCCTGGTTGGCCGCCGCTCCGCTGCTCTCGCGGGAGGAGCTGCTGGGTTCGCACGCGCTGTCGCTGTCCTCCAGCCAGCTGATCGCCGGTGCGGTCGTGGCCGCCGGCGCGGGCCTGCTGCCCGACATCGACCACCCGTCGGGCCGGATAGCCAACACGCTGGGGCCGCTGACGAAGACGTTGTGCCGGTGGGTGAGCCGCCTGTCCGGCGGCCATCGGCACGCCACCCATTCGCTGCTGTTCGCGGTCGCCATGGGAATCCTCATGGGGCTGCTGGCGGAGCATTTCCGGTACGGCTGGTGGGCCGCGCTGTTCGTGCTGGTCGGTTTCGGGCTGCGTGGGCTCGGCCTGGACTTCAAGGGGCACGACGTCTGGTCCGGGCTGAAGGACTGCCTGACGGCCGGGATCGCCGTGTACCTGATGCGCGACCTCGACATGGGCTTCGCCGGCTACGCCGTCACGATCGGTGCCCTGGCCCATCTGCTCGGAGACTGCCTCACCCCACGCGGATGCCCGTTGCTGTGGCCGGTGAACTGGCGGATGGAGACGGTCCTGGTGCCCCGGACGAACGGCACGGTCGAGCGGAAGGTCGTCGTCCCGGTCCTTTTCTGCGCCGCGGTCATCCTGACGACCGGCACTCTGGTCGGCGACGACCCGTTCCTCTGGTTCGGCCGCATCCCGACGGGCTGA
- a CDS encoding nitroreductase family protein yields MALPEPDLTADLTPEQLLTTTRSVRKRLDLDRPVEPALIDECLRIALQAPSGSNRQGWHWLVVTDPDLRAGIADAYRKGAAGYLAAADRANAQQYEGERAATQARVTDSARYLAENLHRVPVLVIPCIEGDAASVPAAQQAGFWGSLLPAVWSFMLAARLRGLGTAWTTLHLTHAGEVAELLGIPPGYTQGALVPVAHTVGTGFRPASREPLETVLHRDRW; encoded by the coding sequence GTGGCCCTGCCTGAGCCTGACCTGACCGCTGATCTGACGCCCGAGCAGCTGCTGACCACAACACGCAGCGTCCGTAAGCGGCTCGACCTGGACCGCCCGGTCGAGCCGGCGCTGATCGACGAATGCCTGCGGATCGCGCTGCAGGCCCCGAGCGGGTCGAACCGGCAGGGCTGGCACTGGCTCGTGGTGACCGACCCCGACCTGCGGGCCGGAATCGCCGACGCCTACCGCAAGGGTGCCGCCGGATATCTGGCCGCCGCGGACCGGGCCAATGCCCAGCAGTACGAGGGCGAGCGTGCCGCGACCCAGGCCCGGGTCACCGATTCCGCCCGCTATCTCGCGGAGAACCTGCACCGGGTTCCGGTTCTGGTCATTCCGTGCATCGAGGGTGACGCCGCCTCGGTTCCCGCCGCGCAACAGGCCGGTTTCTGGGGTTCGCTGCTGCCCGCGGTCTGGAGCTTCATGCTCGCCGCGCGGCTGCGCGGGCTCGGCACCGCCTGGACGACCCTGCACCTGACCCATGCCGGGGAGGTGGCGGAGCTCCTGGGTATTCCGCCCGGTTACACCCAGGGTGCGCTCGTGCCGGTCGCCCACACCGTCGGCACCGGTTTCCGCCCGGCGTCCCGGGAGCCGCTGGAGACCGTCCTGCATCGCGACCGCTGGTAA
- a CDS encoding extracellular catalytic domain type 1 short-chain-length polyhydroxyalkanoate depolymerase: MPLQIGKVLAYSGGMSISVLRAHRRAVLGAALLMAAVLVALLVSCDSGARRSGPLRQRLGGSDSPSAPSQPGAGAPIPAGRSSFALTVAGAKEERTVHLYRPSGLTGQVPVVVMLHGGYGSGTQAENSYRWDDAADAGRFLAVFPDGTSRSWNAGGTCCGPAAGDNVDDVAFLRDVLATLGGRIDVDPRRVYVTGISNGGAMAYRMACETDLFAAVAAVSTTMLVDCSSAAKASVLHIHGTEDKSIRYDGEQGDPFSRRYPGIDGPPVPEVAAAWRAIDDCPQPSVTVEGVLTTSAAACPDGRAVELVTIDGAGHQWPGSDAKPLTQLLGADKPSDALDATTRIWDFFAAHPAPLR, translated from the coding sequence GTGCCATTGCAAATAGGCAAGGTACTTGCCTATTCTGGCGGCATGTCGATCTCGGTGCTCCGCGCACATCGGCGGGCTGTTCTGGGAGCCGCACTGCTCATGGCGGCCGTGCTGGTCGCTCTCCTGGTGTCCTGTGACTCGGGGGCGCGCAGGTCCGGTCCCCTACGGCAGCGCCTCGGCGGCTCGGATTCCCCGTCGGCACCCTCGCAGCCGGGCGCCGGGGCGCCGATTCCGGCGGGTCGGTCGAGCTTCGCGTTGACGGTGGCAGGGGCGAAGGAGGAACGGACGGTTCACCTCTACCGGCCCTCCGGGCTCACCGGCCAGGTGCCCGTGGTCGTCATGCTGCACGGAGGGTACGGCAGCGGAACGCAGGCCGAGAACAGCTACCGGTGGGACGATGCCGCCGACGCCGGCCGTTTCCTCGCCGTGTTTCCCGACGGGACCAGCCGCTCCTGGAACGCCGGTGGCACCTGCTGCGGCCCCGCCGCGGGTGACAACGTGGACGACGTCGCGTTCCTGCGGGACGTCCTCGCGACGCTGGGCGGCCGGATCGACGTCGACCCGCGCCGGGTGTACGTCACCGGGATCTCCAACGGCGGCGCGATGGCCTACCGGATGGCCTGCGAGACCGACCTGTTCGCCGCGGTCGCGGCTGTCTCGACGACGATGCTGGTCGACTGCTCGTCGGCGGCGAAGGCCTCCGTCCTGCACATTCACGGCACCGAGGACAAATCAATCCGGTACGACGGTGAGCAGGGCGACCCGTTCAGCCGTCGGTACCCGGGCATCGACGGCCCGCCCGTCCCCGAGGTGGCCGCCGCCTGGCGCGCGATCGACGACTGCCCGCAGCCGTCGGTGACCGTCGAGGGTGTGCTGACGACGTCCGCCGCGGCCTGTCCCGACGGCCGTGCGGTCGAGCTGGTCACGATCGACGGCGCGGGCCACCAGTGGCCCGGCAGCGACGCGAAGCCGCTCACGCAGCTGCTGGGAGCGGACAAGCCGTCGGACGCCCTCGACGCGACCACGCGCATCTGGGACTTCTTCGCCGCGCACCCCGCCCCCCTGCGCTGA
- a CDS encoding MarR family winged helix-turn-helix transcriptional regulator, whose translation MFRPVAAQTTPALLQRVARLQAARVAEGFAAAGLTGLRPGHALLLVPLLGGGRRVSELAEGLGVTRQATAQVVTTLERGGYVERIADPDDGRARLVQLTAAGLAALRAMRRTAVAVEQEWSELLGPDGLDQLRTLLMALVAGDDGLAEP comes from the coding sequence ATGTTCCGGCCGGTCGCCGCGCAGACGACACCGGCCCTGCTTCAGAGAGTCGCCAGGCTGCAAGCCGCCCGGGTGGCCGAGGGCTTCGCCGCCGCCGGGCTCACCGGCCTGCGCCCAGGCCACGCGCTACTGCTCGTGCCCCTGCTGGGCGGGGGTCGCCGCGTCTCCGAGCTCGCCGAGGGCCTCGGCGTGACCAGGCAGGCGACAGCCCAGGTGGTGACCACCCTGGAGCGGGGCGGGTATGTCGAGCGGATCGCCGATCCCGACGACGGCCGAGCCCGGCTGGTGCAGCTGACAGCCGCCGGTCTGGCGGCGTTGCGCGCGATGCGCCGCACCGCGGTCGCCGTCGAGCAGGAGTGGTCGGAGCTCCTCGGCCCCGACGGCCTCGACCAGCTCCGCACTCTGCTGATGGCGCTCGTGGCCGGAGACGACGGCCTCGCCGAACCCTGA
- a CDS encoding cytochrome P450: MTDWKTIDFFNDESLVENPYPYFDDLRATCPVLPLPHLGVVAVTGYAEATEVYRDVDTFSSCNSVVGPFAVFPVPLEGDDVGAIIDEHRDQLPMNEHMVTMDPPMHTNERALVMRMLTPKRLQENEEFIQGLAGRQLDEFIDAGRCEFIRAYAQPFAMLAVADVLGVPEADHERFRKGFGLSTSPGQIGAGGESDGELNALGWLDNWFSKYIEDRRQNPRNDVLTQMATATYPDGSIPEVIAVVRAATFLFAAGQETTARLLGAVLKYLAENPEVQDELRANRELIPDLIEESLRVESPVKADFRLARRNTTVGGVEVAAGTPVMLLNGAANRDPRHFECPAEFRHDRKNVRQHIAFGRGVHSCPGGPLARVEARISLERILDRTRDIRLSEEHHGPAGDRRFKYEPTWVLRGLTELHLEFTPVTSGSA, encoded by the coding sequence TTGACCGACTGGAAGACGATCGATTTCTTCAACGACGAATCGCTCGTCGAAAACCCGTATCCGTATTTTGACGATCTACGTGCCACCTGCCCGGTGCTGCCGCTGCCGCATCTCGGGGTCGTCGCGGTGACCGGCTATGCCGAGGCCACCGAGGTGTACCGCGACGTCGACACCTTCTCCTCATGCAACTCGGTGGTCGGCCCCTTCGCGGTCTTCCCCGTTCCGCTGGAGGGTGACGACGTCGGCGCCATCATCGACGAGCACCGCGACCAGTTGCCGATGAACGAGCACATGGTCACCATGGACCCGCCGATGCATACCAACGAGCGTGCGCTCGTCATGCGGATGCTGACACCGAAACGGCTGCAGGAGAACGAGGAGTTCATCCAGGGGCTGGCCGGCCGGCAGCTCGACGAGTTCATCGACGCCGGCAGGTGCGAGTTCATCCGCGCCTACGCGCAGCCGTTCGCGATGCTCGCGGTGGCCGACGTCCTGGGTGTTCCCGAGGCCGACCACGAGCGCTTCCGGAAGGGCTTCGGGCTGAGCACCAGCCCCGGCCAGATCGGCGCCGGCGGGGAGTCCGACGGCGAGCTGAACGCGCTGGGCTGGCTGGACAACTGGTTCAGCAAGTACATCGAGGACCGCCGCCAGAACCCGCGCAACGACGTCCTGACCCAGATGGCGACGGCGACGTACCCCGACGGGAGCATTCCGGAGGTGATCGCGGTCGTCCGTGCCGCGACCTTCCTGTTCGCCGCGGGGCAGGAGACCACCGCCCGGCTGCTCGGTGCCGTGCTGAAGTACCTCGCCGAGAACCCGGAGGTCCAGGACGAGCTGCGGGCGAACCGTGAGCTGATCCCCGACCTGATCGAGGAGTCGCTGCGGGTCGAGAGCCCGGTCAAGGCCGACTTCCGGCTGGCGCGGCGGAACACGACGGTCGGCGGCGTCGAGGTGGCGGCGGGTACCCCGGTCATGCTCCTCAACGGGGCGGCGAACCGCGATCCGCGCCATTTCGAATGCCCGGCCGAGTTCCGGCACGACCGCAAGAACGTCCGCCAGCACATCGCGTTCGGCCGTGGGGTCCATTCCTGCCCCGGTGGGCCGCTCGCCCGTGTCGAGGCCCGGATCAGCCTGGAGCGCATCCTCGACCGCACCCGCGACATCCGGCTTTCCGAGGAGCATCACGGCCCGGCCGGCGACCGCCGGTTCAAGTACGAGCCGACCTGGGTGCTGCGCGGCCTGACCGAGCTGCACCTGGAGTTCACCCCGGTCACGAGCGGATCCGCCTGA
- a CDS encoding putative quinol monooxygenase encodes MSSVIIVHYKVKPGFEERVAHSLARMVEPTRAEPGNLAYNVCRSPRDPAVFAIYEEYVDAAAVTAHASSDYFEHWLKKETLPYLEERWRHDLVAL; translated from the coding sequence ATGTCGTCCGTGATAATTGTGCACTATAAGGTGAAGCCTGGTTTCGAGGAGCGCGTCGCGCATTCTCTGGCGCGGATGGTGGAGCCCACCCGGGCCGAGCCGGGAAATCTCGCGTACAACGTCTGCCGGTCGCCGCGGGATCCGGCCGTCTTCGCAATCTACGAGGAGTACGTCGACGCGGCGGCGGTCACCGCGCACGCCTCGTCGGACTATTTCGAGCACTGGCTGAAGAAGGAGACGCTGCCGTATCTCGAGGAGCGGTGGCGGCATGACCTGGTCGCGCTCTGA
- a CDS encoding aldehyde dehydrogenase family protein, whose product MPPRAVPRLVDGQWLMPADGRHIDVVDPADVRRVVGRVPAMSAAEVTELYDAAVLGARRWRATGLLGRAQVLIDAAADLRGRREEIAADLVAEMGKTLAEATVEVTKAADFFDYYASMARQPYGHLLADSRPGTETSVRSEPLGVVCLITPWNDPLLTPARKAAPALIAGNAVVLKPASETPLVAVHLARSLHDAGLPAGVLGLALGRISEIEAALLDDPRIAAVSFTGSTAVGRVLRRRLADRTVRVQAELGGKNASVVLADADLALAVPTVAAASFGQTGQRCTATSRVIVDRKIADEFIAGLVQATESIPYGPGTDPDVVVGPLVSRRHRDDVLGHIERARQEGAVIATGGTAPADGPLAHGCFVTPTVLTEVTPAMGIWRDEVFGPVLAVQVVDGFDAAVAAANDSVYGLAASIFTRDLGHAHAFADRVDTGQVSVNLPTSGWDVHMPFGGFGDSGGSTVKEQGYEGLRFYSRVKTVAMRCEPGS is encoded by the coding sequence ATGCCACCAAGGGCGGTGCCGCGGCTCGTCGACGGGCAGTGGCTGATGCCAGCCGACGGCCGGCACATCGACGTCGTCGACCCGGCGGACGTGCGCCGGGTCGTCGGGCGGGTTCCGGCGATGTCCGCGGCGGAGGTGACCGAGCTCTACGACGCGGCGGTACTGGGAGCACGCCGGTGGCGCGCCACCGGACTGCTCGGCCGCGCCCAGGTGCTGATCGACGCGGCCGCCGACCTGCGCGGACGTCGCGAGGAGATCGCCGCCGACCTGGTGGCCGAGATGGGCAAGACCCTCGCGGAGGCCACGGTCGAGGTCACCAAGGCCGCTGACTTCTTCGACTACTACGCGAGCATGGCCCGCCAGCCCTACGGGCACCTGCTGGCCGACAGCCGCCCGGGCACCGAGACATCCGTACGCTCGGAGCCGCTCGGAGTGGTCTGCCTGATCACCCCGTGGAACGACCCGTTGCTGACCCCGGCCCGCAAGGCCGCCCCGGCCCTGATCGCGGGCAACGCCGTCGTCCTCAAACCGGCGTCCGAGACACCGCTGGTCGCGGTGCACCTCGCCCGTTCCCTGCACGACGCCGGTCTGCCCGCCGGTGTGCTCGGGCTCGCCCTCGGACGCATCAGCGAGATCGAGGCGGCGCTGCTGGACGACCCGCGGATCGCCGCGGTGTCGTTCACCGGGAGCACGGCGGTCGGACGAGTCCTCAGGCGCCGGCTCGCGGACCGCACCGTGCGGGTGCAGGCCGAGCTCGGTGGCAAGAACGCCTCGGTGGTCCTCGCCGACGCCGATCTGGCGCTCGCCGTCCCGACCGTCGCCGCGGCGTCGTTCGGGCAGACCGGGCAGCGCTGCACCGCCACCAGCCGGGTGATCGTCGACCGCAAGATCGCGGACGAGTTCATCGCCGGTCTGGTCCAGGCCACCGAATCGATCCCCTACGGTCCGGGCACCGATCCGGACGTCGTGGTGGGCCCGCTCGTCAGCCGGCGCCACCGCGACGACGTCCTGGGCCACATCGAGCGCGCCCGCCAGGAGGGAGCGGTGATCGCCACCGGCGGGACGGCCCCGGCGGACGGCCCGCTGGCCCACGGCTGTTTCGTCACCCCGACCGTGCTCACCGAGGTCACCCCGGCGATGGGAATCTGGCGCGACGAGGTGTTCGGCCCGGTCCTCGCCGTGCAGGTGGTGGATGGTTTCGACGCGGCGGTGGCCGCCGCGAACGACTCCGTCTACGGCCTGGCCGCCTCCATCTTCACCCGCGACCTCGGCCACGCCCACGCCTTCGCCGACCGGGTGGACACCGGCCAGGTGTCGGTGAACCTGCCGACCTCGGGCTGGGACGTCCACATGCCCTTCGGCGGTTTCGGTGACTCCGGCGGGTCGACGGTCAAGGAGCAGGGCTACGAGGGCCTCCGCTTCTACTCGCGGGTCAAGACCGTCGCGATGCGCTGCGAGCCGGGCTCTTGA
- the lhgO gene encoding L-2-hydroxyglutarate oxidase codes for MTAARTARERVGVVGGGLVGLAVARRLAQLGREVVVFEKEDELATHQSGHNSGVVHAGLYYQPGSLKATLCRRGVALLREFCTEHGLEFREIGKVVVARDDLEAGRLRAIEGRARHNGVPGIRWLDQAGLRELEPNVTGVAALHSPTTAIVDYPAIARAMADDVVAAGGQILLATTVTGISPAGADAVTVTAGSRATGSQTHQLGQVVLCAGLQADSVARLAGDDPGPAIVPFRGEYYRLVPARTGLVRGLVYPVPDPAYPFLGVHLTPRVDGNVDIGPNAVLALAREGYRRRDLRPGDLAAVLRWPGARRLFRQHWRAGLGEMRGSLSRRVFLAAAREYVPDLRTSDVVRAPAGVRAQAVDADGSLVDDFRISRLGPVTAVRNAPSPAATSSLAIAEHVVDQITARQPS; via the coding sequence TTGACCGCGGCTCGCACGGCCCGTGAACGGGTCGGGGTGGTCGGCGGCGGCCTCGTCGGCCTCGCGGTCGCCCGCCGGCTGGCCCAGCTCGGCCGGGAGGTCGTCGTCTTCGAGAAGGAGGACGAGCTCGCGACCCACCAGTCCGGGCACAACTCCGGCGTCGTGCACGCCGGGCTCTACTACCAGCCGGGCTCGCTGAAGGCGACGCTGTGCCGTCGCGGTGTCGCCCTGCTGCGCGAGTTCTGCACCGAGCACGGCCTTGAGTTCCGGGAGATCGGGAAGGTCGTCGTCGCCCGCGACGACCTGGAGGCCGGGCGGCTGCGGGCCATCGAGGGCCGCGCCCGGCACAACGGCGTGCCCGGCATCCGCTGGCTTGACCAGGCCGGACTGCGCGAGCTGGAGCCGAACGTCACCGGTGTGGCCGCGCTGCACTCGCCGACCACCGCCATCGTCGACTACCCGGCGATCGCCCGGGCCATGGCGGACGACGTCGTCGCCGCCGGCGGCCAGATCCTGCTCGCCACGACGGTCACCGGGATCAGCCCGGCCGGCGCCGACGCGGTCACCGTCACGGCCGGCTCCCGGGCCACCGGTTCCCAGACCCACCAGCTGGGCCAGGTCGTGCTGTGCGCGGGGCTTCAGGCGGATTCGGTGGCCCGGCTGGCCGGCGACGACCCGGGGCCGGCCATCGTGCCGTTCCGCGGCGAGTACTACCGGCTGGTGCCCGCGCGGACCGGGCTGGTCCGCGGGCTGGTCTACCCGGTTCCCGACCCGGCCTACCCGTTCCTGGGCGTGCACCTCACCCCGCGGGTCGACGGGAACGTCGACATCGGCCCGAACGCGGTGCTCGCGCTGGCGCGTGAGGGCTACCGGCGCCGCGACCTGCGCCCGGGCGACCTCGCGGCCGTGCTGCGCTGGCCCGGGGCGCGCAGGCTGTTCCGCCAGCACTGGCGGGCCGGCCTCGGGGAGATGCGCGGATCGCTGTCCAGGCGGGTCTTCCTCGCGGCGGCCCGGGAATACGTCCCTGACCTGCGGACGTCCGACGTCGTCCGCGCGCCGGCCGGGGTCCGCGCGCAGGCCGTCGACGCCGACGGCTCCCTGGTGGACGACTTCCGCATCAGCAGGCTCGGCCCGGTGACCGCGGTGCGCAACGCCCCGTCGCCGGCCGCGACCTCGTCGCTGGCGATCGCCGAGCACGTCGTCGACCAGATCACCGCGCGTCAGCCTTCCTGA
- a CDS encoding amidohydrolase family protein: MFIVDSQIHVWLEETPDRPWVPGARERIRLNGHREEAFSYEEALRLMDASGVNRALILPPSWEGDRIDYALEACEAHPDRFGIMARIPQNKPAEGAAMMRDFAQNPYVKGTRLTFHRPIDRNWMIDGTNDWYWPLAEELGIKTMVHAPIWKAELGAIAARHPDLRIIIDHMGIMARCVDDAIGYWVKETADLHKHPNIYVKVSAVPGYSTQPFPNLNLAKYVREMVDAMGPQRCFWGTDLTRLMGHGLTYTDTIEQFTEHFGFTAEELEWIMGRGICECLEWPIEDAQLTVGSGAGGAEAAS, from the coding sequence ATGTTCATCGTCGACTCGCAGATCCACGTCTGGCTCGAGGAGACCCCCGACCGGCCGTGGGTGCCCGGGGCCCGCGAGCGGATCCGTCTCAACGGGCACCGCGAAGAGGCGTTCAGCTACGAAGAGGCGCTCCGGCTGATGGACGCCTCCGGGGTCAACCGGGCGCTCATCCTGCCGCCGTCGTGGGAGGGTGACCGCATCGACTACGCCCTCGAGGCGTGCGAGGCGCACCCGGACCGTTTCGGGATCATGGCCCGGATCCCGCAGAACAAGCCGGCCGAGGGCGCGGCGATGATGCGCGACTTCGCGCAGAACCCGTACGTGAAGGGCACCCGGCTGACGTTCCACCGGCCGATCGACCGCAACTGGATGATCGACGGCACGAACGACTGGTACTGGCCGCTGGCCGAGGAGCTGGGCATCAAGACGATGGTGCACGCGCCGATCTGGAAGGCCGAGCTCGGCGCGATCGCGGCCCGCCACCCCGACCTGCGCATCATCATCGACCACATGGGGATCATGGCCCGGTGCGTCGACGACGCCATCGGCTACTGGGTCAAGGAGACCGCTGACCTGCACAAACACCCCAACATCTACGTCAAGGTCTCGGCCGTCCCGGGCTATTCGACCCAGCCGTTCCCGAACCTCAACCTCGCGAAGTACGTTCGCGAGATGGTCGACGCGATGGGTCCGCAGCGCTGCTTCTGGGGCACGGACCTGACCCGTCTCATGGGCCACGGCCTGACCTACACCGACACGATCGAGCAGTTCACCGAGCACTTCGGCTTCACCGCCGAGGAACTCGAGTGGATCATGGGCCGCGGGATCTGCGAGTGCCTCGAATGGCCGATCGAGGACGCCCAGCTCACGGTCGGCTCAGGTGCCGGCGGCGCGGAGGCGGCGTCGTGA